The proteins below are encoded in one region of Brachionichthys hirsutus isolate HB-005 chromosome 12, CSIRO-AGI_Bhir_v1, whole genome shotgun sequence:
- the tbc1d4 gene encoding TBC1 domain family member 4 codes for MESREETETEPSPVKPDRSFSLTYVGWSSLDRRTTLPMLPWLVGEIRRRSERSDCGSAAQPREVQLVLSPPLVRCVPANSCNSSVFIFEHKASLISRFIHNSNDLSYFAYLLRGQPDNPESEMSCHVFKARDPSQVPEVISRIRQVSKSVLKDDAKPKQEADDAFYNSQKFEVLYCGKVTVLHKKAPVTLIDDCIDKFLQHEVERKRLRLLNGQRGSTDGVPLDVFIGPDGDPLSSVLNERVEGPEGLAVGDMTGGGGLSSSTSQSSLRGAFPECILEDSGFEEPQEFRTRCSSLAGSLQRKPGEGVIMGPTRRRHSSAPNHVQPSDADKNRTMLFQVGRFEINLISPDSKTVVLEKNFKDISSCCQGIKQSDHFGFICRDQSESGPNQYMCFVFQCASESLVDEVMLTLKQAFSTAAALQSSKTQIQLCEACPMHALHKLCERIEGLYPPRAKLAIQKYLSQLTDNEQSDVFERIQKLKPTSDQEENELVILHLRQLCATKQKTHLHIGEAPQNSANSSSVGDCATSSSRFKLDVLKSKARSSITSSLENIIARGASRMRGRLGSMGSTSSFERDEESPGHSPPGSPPAFPDGDLEAGMQVRRRAHTFSHPPLKKRISFEGQPSSQAKQPPLRRQQSVNPELLQSSPAPVSRTRSVSESETSFNLPSSFSAPTFLKSFYLGSLSSLADSGSFKSNGEGQKKTPSGCSSSNSVSGGLPPTPRRVSWRQKIFLSVASPMNKPTASMHHPDDSDETDLLPLSPCDSSLDPPGRLAPPGAGHKKAGAEYRALWRNAIHQQILLLRMEKENQRLEEASRDELHIRKMKLDYQEVGQCSKDAQALWERKLTAPGRTTVPQDKEELYRALCQGVLKSRRGEVWLLLSHQHRLRHRLPQRQQAADTPYHDLLKQLTSQQHAILVDLGRTFPTHQYFSAQLGAGQLSLYNLLKAYSLLDTEVGYCQGISFVAGVLLLHVSEEQAFDMLKFFMYDLGIRQQYKPDMISLQIQMYQLSRLLHDYHRELYNHFEEYEISPSLYAAPWFLTLFASQFPLNFVSRVFDFVFAQGTGVIFKVALCLLSCHEGQIVECDSFESIVDYLKITLPALTQAQMEQTITKVADMDISKQLHAYEVEYHVLQDEMQDAGSQPDDSDRLDKLEKTNIQLKKQNMDLLEKLQAARQKIQSLELSVENFLSRESKMKHMIRSLEQEKAAYQRTAERMRSCLPSDSLTDVEMTQIKTGPNGKAKTAAKKP; via the exons ATGGAGAGCcgagaggagacggagacggagcccAGTCCCGTGAAGCCGGACCGAAGCTTCTCGCTGACTTACGTCGGCTGGTCCTCGCTGGACCGGCGGACCACCCTCCCCATGCTGCCGTGGCTGGTGGGCGAGATCCGCAGGAGGAGCGAGAGGAGCGACTGCGGCTCCGCGGCGCAGCCCAGAGAGGTCCAGCTGGTCCTCAGCCCCCCTCTGGTCCGCTgcgtccccgcgaacagctgcAACTCCTCGGTGTTCATATTCGAGCACAAAGCGTCGCTCATCTCCCGCTTCATCCACAACAGCAACGACCTCAGCTACTTCGCCTACCTCCTGAGGGGCCAGCCCGACAACCCGGAGTCCGAGATGTCCTGTCACGTGTTCAAGGCCCGCGACCCCAGCCAG GTCCCTGAGGTAATCAGTCGAATTCGTCAAGTGTCCAAGTCGGTCCTCAAGGACGATGCCAAgcccaaacaggaagctgaCGACGCCTTCTACAACTCGCAGAAGTTTGAAGTGCTTTACTGTGGCAAG GTGACTGTTCTGCACAAAAAGGCTCCGGTCACCCTCATCGATGACTGCATTGATAAGTTTCTGCAGCACGAGGTCGAGCGCAAGCGGCTGCGCCTCCTCAATGGCCAGAGAGGGTCCACAGACGGTGTCCCGCTGGATGTCTTTATTGGGCCAGACGGAGAccccctgtcctctgtcctaAACGAGAGAGTCGAAGGCCCGGAGGGCCTTGCAGTAGGGGACATGACAGGAGGCGGAG GCCTCTCAAGCAGCACCAGTCAGAGCAGCCTCCGTGGTGCATTCCCAGAATGCATCCTGGAGGATTCTGGATTTGAGGAGCCTCAGGAGTTCCGGACTCGCTGCAGCAGCCTTGCTGGGAGCCTGCAGAGAAAACCGGGGGAAGGCGTCATAATGGGCCCCACCCGCCGGAGACACTCCAGTGCCCCGAATCATGTTCAGCCATCTGATGCAGACAAGAACCGCACCATGCTCTTCCAG GTCGGGCGTTTTGAAATAAACCTCATCAGTCCGGACAGCAAAACGGTGGTGCTGGAGAAGAACTTTAAAGATATCTCATCTTGCTGTCAG GGCATCAAGCAATCCGACCACTTTGGATTCATCTGTCGGGACCAATCAGAGTCCGGTCCCAATCAGTACATGTGCTTCGTGTTCCAGTGTGCTAGTGAGTCCCTG gTGGATGAAGTGATGCTGACCTTGAAGCAGGCCTTCTCTACAGCAGCAGCCTTACAGAGCAGCAAGACCCAGATCCAGCTGTGTGAAGCCTGTCCCATGCATGCCCTGCACAAACTGTGTGAGCGGATTGAAG GCCTCTACCCTCCTAGAGCAAAGCTAGCTATCCAGAAGTATCTCTCCCAGCTGACGGACAACGAGCAGAGTGACGTTTTTGAGAGGATCCAG AAACTAAAGCCTACATCAGACCAGGAGGAGAATGAGTTAGTGATTCTGCATCTAAGACAGCTCTGTGCAACCAAGCAGAAGACCCATCTGCACATCGGAGAGGCCCCTCAG AATTCAGCCAACAGCTCATCAGTGGGCGATTGCGCAACCAGCAGCAGCCGCTTCAAACTTGATGTCCTCAAGAGCAAAGCACGCTCCTCCATCACCAGCTCTCTGGAGAACATCATTGCACGG GGTGCCAGCCGGATGCGAGGGCGCTTAGGAAGCATGGGAAGCACTAGCAGTTTTGAAAGG GATGAAGAATCTCCTGGTCACTCCCCTCCAGGTTCCCCTCCTGCGTTCCCCGACGGAGACCTGGAAGCCGGCATGCAGGTGCGCCGCCGCGCTCATACCTTCAGCCATCCGCCGTTGAAGAAACGCATCTCCTTTGAGGGACAGCCTTCCAGCCAGGCCAAACAGCCTCCGCTGCGTAGACAACAGTCTGTTAAccccgagctgctgcagagcag TCCTGCGCCTGTCTCGAGAACGCGGAGCGTTTCAGAGAGTGAGACCTCCTTCaacctcccctcctccttctccgctCCCACTTTCCTGAAAAGCTTTTACCTGGGCTCCCTGAGCTCCTTGGCAGACAGTGGGAGCTTCAAGAG CAATGGAGAAGGCCAGAAGAAGACCCCgtctggctgcagcagcagcaactcaGTGAGTGGAGGCCTGCCTCCCACCCCACGCAGGGTCTCCTGGAGACAAAAGATCTTCCTGAGCGTCGCGTCACCCATGAACAAGCCGACTGCGTCCATGCATCACCCAG ATGACTCTGATGAGACAGACTTGCTGCCTCTCTCCCCCTGTGACTCGAGTTTGGACCCCCCGGGGCGTCTGGCCCCACCGGGCGCCGGGCATAAAAAGGCGGGCGCTGAGTACCGGGCCCTCTGGAGAAATGCAATCCACCAGCAGATCCTTCTGCTGCGCATGGAAAAGGAGAACCAAAGGCTGGAGG AAG CGAGCAGAGACGAGCTGCACATCCGTAAGATGAAGCTTGACTACCAGGAAGTGGGCCAGTGCTCTAAAGACGCACAGGCATTGTGGGAAAGAAAGCTCACGGCCCCGGGCAGAACTACGGTCCCACAAGACAAGGAGGAGTTGTATCGTGCACTCTGCCAAG GTGTTCTGAAGAGCAGGCGCGGGGAGGTCTGGCTGCTCCTTTCCCATCAGCATCGGCTGCGCCACAGGCTTCCTCAGCGTCAGCAGGCCGCGGACACCCCCTACCACGACCTGCTCAAGCAGCTCACGTCACAGCAGCACGCCATTCTGGTGGATCTAG GTCGGACCTTCCCCACCCACCAGTACTTTTCTGCCCAGTTGGGTGCGGGGCAGCTGTCCCTCTACAACCTCCTGAAAGCCTATTCCCTGCTGGACACAGAG GTTGGCTACTGCCAGGGCATCAGCTTCGTGGCTGGAGTGTTGCTGCTGCACGTGAGCGAAGAGCAGGCCTTTGACATGCTGAAGTTCTTCATGTACGACTTGGGCATCAGGCAGCAGTACAAACCTGACatgatctctctgcag ATTCAGATGTACCAGCTCTCCAGACTGTTACACGACTACCACCGCGAGCTGTACAACCACTTTGAGGAGTACGAGATCAGCCCCAGTCTCTATGCGGCGCCGTGGTTCCTCACCCTCTTCGCCTCGCAGTTCCCGCTCAACTTTGTGTCCCGCGTCTTTG attTTGTGTTTGCCCAGGGGACTGGGGTGATCTTTAAAGTGGCCCTGTGTCTGCTGAGCTGCCACGAGGGGCAAATAGTGGAGTGCGACAGCTTTGAGAGCATCGTGGACTACCTGAAGATTACACTTCCTGCCCTCACCCAAGCACAGATGGAGCAGACCATTACAAAG GTAGCAGATATGGACATCTCCAAGCAGCTGCATGCATATGAAGTTGAGTACCATGTCCTCCAGGATGAGATGCAAGATGCCGGCTCCCAACCCGATGACTCTGACCGGCTCGATAAACTGGAAAAGACAAATATCCAGTTGAAGAAACAAAACATGGACCTGCTGGAAAAACTCCAG GCTGCACGGCAGAAGATTCAGTCGCTGGAGTTGAGCGTGGAGAACTTCCTTTCAAGGGAGAGCAAAATGAAGCACATGATTCGCTccctggagcaggagaaggcAGCTTACCAGAGAACAGCTGAACGCATGCGCTCATGCCTTCCCTCTGACAGCCTGACAGATGTGGAGATGACCCAGATCAAAACAGGACCCAATGGAAAAGCCAAAACTGCAGCCAAGAAGCCCTGA